Proteins from one Lachnospiraceae bacterium KGMB03038 genomic window:
- the mnmA gene encoding tRNA 2-thiouridine(34) synthase MnmA, producing the protein MEKKKVVVGMSGGVDSSVAAWLLKEQGYDVIGVTMQIWQEEPEEIQEEEGGCCGLSAVEDARRVAAALDIPYYVMNFRQEFKKHVIDYFVGEYLKGRTPNPCIACNRFVKWEALLQRSMAIGADYIATGHYAQIERLPNGRLALHTAASGVKDQTYALYNLTQEQLERTLMPVGAYEKKEIRKMAEDLGLKVAEKPDSQDICFVPDGDYASYIREYSRQKIEPGNFVLSDGTVVGRHKGIIHYTVGQRKGLGLSMGSPVFVLEIRPQTNEIVVGTAKESMTAAVRARQVNFMAVPDLKEPRRVWAKIRYNHRGAWCTVEKTGSDEILCTFEEEQRAVTPGQAVVLYEDGYVLGGGTITGNE; encoded by the coding sequence ATGGAGAAGAAAAAAGTGGTGGTGGGAATGTCCGGCGGCGTGGACTCTTCTGTAGCCGCATGGCTTCTGAAGGAACAGGGCTATGATGTGATCGGAGTGACTATGCAGATCTGGCAGGAAGAACCTGAGGAAATCCAGGAGGAAGAAGGGGGCTGCTGCGGATTGAGCGCGGTAGAAGATGCCAGAAGAGTAGCGGCAGCCCTGGATATTCCTTATTATGTCATGAATTTCAGACAGGAATTTAAAAAACATGTCATAGATTATTTTGTGGGAGAGTATCTGAAAGGACGTACCCCCAATCCCTGTATCGCCTGCAACCGGTTTGTAAAATGGGAAGCTCTTCTTCAAAGAAGCATGGCTATCGGGGCGGATTATATCGCTACCGGACACTATGCCCAGATCGAGCGCCTGCCCAATGGGAGACTGGCGCTCCACACGGCGGCTTCCGGCGTGAAAGACCAGACATACGCCTTATATAATCTTACCCAGGAGCAGCTTGAGAGGACCCTGATGCCGGTTGGGGCCTACGAGAAAAAAGAAATCAGGAAGATGGCTGAGGATCTGGGGCTTAAGGTGGCTGAAAAGCCGGACAGCCAGGATATCTGTTTTGTGCCGGACGGCGACTATGCTTCCTACATCCGGGAATATAGCCGGCAGAAGATCGAGCCTGGGAATTTCGTTCTTTCTGACGGAACAGTAGTGGGGCGTCATAAAGGTATTATCCACTATACGGTGGGGCAGAGAAAAGGACTGGGGCTTTCTATGGGAAGCCCGGTATTTGTCCTGGAGATCCGGCCGCAGACCAATGAGATCGTAGTGGGAACGGCCAAAGAGTCCATGACCGCGGCCGTGCGGGCCAGACAGGTGAATTTTATGGCTGTCCCAGACCTGAAGGAGCCAAGAAGAGTGTGGGCCAAGATCCGGTATAACCACCGGGGAGCCTGGTGTACCGTAGAGAAAACAGGGTCTGACGAGATCCTTTGTACTTTTGAGGAGGAGCAGAGAGCCGTCACGCCAGGGCAGGCGGTGGTCCTGTATGAAGATGGATATGTCCTGGGAGGAGGAACGATCACTGGAAATGAATAG
- the nifU gene encoding Fe-S cluster assembly scaffold protein NifU, producing MYTEKVMDHFQHPRNVGEIENASGVGTVGNAKCGDIMRIYLDVDENQIIRDVKFKTFGCGAAVATSSMATELVKGKTVQEAMKVTNKAVMEALDGLPPVKVHCSLLAEEAIHAALWDYAQKNGIEIEGLEKPKSDIHEGEEEEDEEY from the coding sequence ATGTATACAGAAAAAGTCATGGATCATTTCCAGCATCCGAGAAATGTAGGAGAGATCGAGAACGCCAGCGGCGTTGGAACAGTAGGAAACGCCAAATGCGGGGATATTATGCGGATTTACCTGGACGTGGATGAAAATCAGATCATCCGGGACGTGAAATTTAAGACCTTTGGCTGCGGAGCCGCTGTGGCTACCAGCAGCATGGCGACAGAACTGGTAAAAGGGAAAACGGTGCAGGAAGCCATGAAGGTGACAAACAAGGCGGTCATGGAAGCGCTGGACGGATTGCCGCCGGTGAAGGTCCACTGTTCTCTTCTGGCTGAGGAAGCCATCCATGCGGCTCTGTGGGATTACGCACAGAAAAATGGTATTGAGATCGAGGGCCTGGAGAAACCCAAATCTGATATCCATGAAGGGGAAGAAGAGGAAGACGAAGAGTATTAA
- the nifS gene encoding cysteine desulfurase NifS — protein sequence MEKLIYLDNAATTRTAPEVVEAMLPYFTENYGNPSSVYSFASANKEVLDRQRDIIAGILGAKSNEIYFTAGGTESDNWALKAAAEAYKNKGNHIITTKIEHHAILHSAEFLEKHGFEVTYLDVDEDGVVKLDELEKAIRPETILISVMFANNEIGTIQPIKEIGEIAHEKGILFHTDAVQAFGHVPIHVDEYHIDMLSASGHKLNGPKGIGFLYIRKGLRLRSFIHGGSQERKRRAGTENVPGIVGLGTAARLAAETMEERISKETRLRDHLIERVLAEIPYCRLNGHRTDRLPNNANFSFQFIEGESLLIMLDGKGICASSGSACTSGSLDPSHVLLAIGLPHEIAHGSLRLTLSEQTTEEELDYVVDSLKEIVTKLREMSPLYEDFIKKQN from the coding sequence ATGGAGAAACTGATTTATCTGGATAATGCGGCGACTACGCGGACGGCGCCGGAAGTGGTAGAGGCAATGCTGCCTTATTTTACAGAGAATTATGGGAATCCATCCAGTGTTTACAGCTTTGCTTCCGCTAATAAAGAGGTGTTGGACCGGCAGAGAGATATTATCGCGGGAATTCTGGGGGCGAAAAGCAACGAGATTTATTTTACCGCAGGCGGCACGGAATCTGACAACTGGGCGTTAAAAGCTGCGGCCGAGGCTTATAAGAACAAGGGGAATCATATCATTACCACCAAGATCGAGCATCACGCGATCCTGCACTCGGCAGAGTTTCTGGAGAAACATGGGTTTGAAGTGACCTATCTGGATGTGGATGAAGACGGTGTGGTAAAGCTGGACGAACTGGAGAAAGCCATCCGGCCGGAAACGATCCTGATCTCTGTTATGTTTGCCAACAATGAGATCGGAACGATCCAGCCGATCAAGGAAATCGGCGAGATCGCCCACGAAAAGGGGATCCTGTTCCATACCGATGCGGTGCAGGCGTTTGGCCATGTTCCCATTCATGTGGATGAGTACCATATTGATATGCTCAGCGCCAGCGGCCACAAACTGAACGGGCCAAAAGGCATTGGATTCCTCTATATCCGCAAAGGTCTTCGGCTTCGTTCGTTTATCCACGGCGGAAGCCAGGAGCGGAAACGCCGGGCGGGAACAGAGAATGTGCCTGGGATCGTGGGGCTTGGAACAGCGGCCCGCCTTGCGGCAGAGACGATGGAAGAGAGAATTTCCAAGGAGACCAGACTCAGAGACCATTTGATCGAGCGTGTGCTTGCAGAGATCCCCTATTGCCGGCTGAACGGGCATCGGACGGACCGTCTGCCTAATAACGCCAACTTTAGCTTCCAGTTTATCGAAGGGGAATCCCTTTTGATCATGTTGGACGGAAAAGGGATCTGCGCATCCAGCGGTTCCGCCTGCACTTCCGGGTCTTTAGACCCGTCTCATGTACTGCTGGCCATCGGCCTGCCTCATGAGATCGCCCATGGTTCATTGCGGCTGACGCTCAGCGAACAGACTACGGAGGAAGAATTGGATTATGTGGTAGACAGCTTGAAAGAGATCGTAACAAAACTTCGGGAAATGTCCCCCTTGTATGAGGACTTTATAAAGAAACAGAACTAA
- a CDS encoding Rrf2 family transcriptional regulator gives MKLSTKGRYGLRAIIDLARYSEREPVSINSIAARQEISERYLEQLVALMKKAGLVKSIRGASGGYVLARNPEEISVGDVLRALEGSLEPVKCAALSDGEECMAAGGCVTKYVWQKINESISRTVDEIHLDELVQESKELNPSGECENPKCGN, from the coding sequence TTGAAGCTTTCGACAAAAGGAAGATATGGATTGAGAGCCATCATTGATCTGGCGAGATATAGTGAGAGAGAGCCGGTTTCGATCAACAGCATCGCGGCCAGGCAGGAGATCTCTGAGCGGTATCTGGAGCAGCTGGTAGCGCTGATGAAAAAGGCCGGATTGGTCAAAAGTATCCGGGGCGCGTCCGGCGGCTATGTGCTGGCAAGGAATCCGGAGGAAATTTCTGTAGGAGATGTTCTGCGGGCTCTGGAAGGAAGTCTGGAACCAGTGAAATGCGCGGCCCTTTCTGATGGCGAGGAATGTATGGCGGCAGGCGGATGTGTGACAAAATATGTGTGGCAGAAGATCAATGAAAGCATCAGCCGGACGGTGGATGAGATTCATTTGGACGAGCTGGTACAGGAGAGCAAAGAATTGAATCCGTCTGGTGAATGTGAAAATCCTAAATGTGGAAACTAA
- a CDS encoding polysaccharide biosynthesis protein: MSGKHILLKGAFVLTLTGFATRFMGFFYRIFLSRAFGEEGVGLYQLVFPVYALCFSLTCAGIETAISRCVAKKTATGQPKEALGLLYTGLFLTLTASCCATLFLQNFAGWIADVFLQEPRCSHLLVILSYVFPFAAAHSCIVGYYLGQKATRIPASSQLVEQTVRILSVYLLYWIGAKNGASFGISVAVAGLAAGELASSAFCLRAVLREVPRKSRSRLRFFSFFKYARELLTFSLPLTANRVLLNILQSAEAISIPLRLQIYGMSSKEALSAYGVLTGMALPCVLFPSAITNSLSTMLLPTVAEIQAADNRKALSGIIQKSVYSCVFMGSVCCVALLCFGQWLGVLLFDSSLAGDFIVTLAWICPFLYAGSTLISILNGLGKTALSFLINAGSLTVRIGSVFFLIPVFGIQGYLWGLLASQVCVFVFCGVYLYIWIRSETPL, encoded by the coding sequence ATGTCTGGAAAACACATCCTCCTAAAAGGAGCTTTCGTCCTGACCCTTACCGGGTTCGCCACCCGGTTTATGGGCTTTTTTTATCGGATTTTCCTAAGCCGCGCCTTCGGCGAAGAAGGCGTAGGGCTTTACCAGCTTGTCTTTCCTGTCTATGCCCTTTGCTTTTCTCTTACCTGCGCGGGGATAGAGACCGCGATCTCCAGATGTGTGGCCAAAAAGACAGCGACCGGCCAGCCAAAAGAAGCTCTTGGCCTTCTCTATACGGGACTTTTTCTGACTCTGACCGCCTCCTGCTGCGCCACTTTATTTCTTCAGAATTTTGCCGGATGGATCGCGGACGTCTTTCTCCAGGAACCACGCTGCAGCCATCTGCTTGTGATCCTCTCCTACGTGTTCCCTTTTGCCGCGGCGCACAGCTGCATTGTTGGATACTATTTGGGCCAGAAGGCGACGCGGATCCCCGCTTCCTCCCAGTTGGTGGAACAGACTGTACGGATTCTTTCCGTTTATCTCCTTTACTGGATCGGAGCCAAAAACGGGGCCTCCTTTGGGATCTCTGTGGCGGTGGCCGGACTGGCGGCCGGCGAACTGGCTTCCTCCGCCTTTTGCCTGCGGGCTGTCCTCCGGGAAGTTCCCAGGAAAAGCCGATCTCGGCTCCGCTTTTTTTCTTTCTTTAAATATGCCAGGGAGCTTCTGACTTTCTCTCTTCCCCTTACCGCCAACCGGGTATTGCTCAATATCCTGCAAAGCGCAGAAGCCATCTCCATCCCTCTGAGGCTGCAGATTTACGGAATGTCTTCCAAAGAAGCTCTGAGCGCTTACGGCGTGCTGACGGGAATGGCGCTTCCCTGTGTCCTCTTTCCGTCCGCCATCACCAACTCACTTTCTACCATGCTGCTGCCCACGGTCGCTGAGATCCAGGCGGCGGATAACCGCAAAGCCTTATCTGGCATTATTCAGAAATCTGTCTATTCCTGTGTCTTCATGGGATCTGTCTGCTGTGTCGCTCTGCTTTGCTTTGGACAATGGCTTGGCGTTCTTCTTTTTGACAGTTCTCTTGCCGGAGATTTTATCGTGACTCTGGCCTGGATCTGTCCCTTTCTTTACGCCGGCAGTACACTCATCAGTATTCTGAATGGGCTGGGAAAGACCGCCCTTTCCTTCCTGATCAACGCCGGCAGCCTGACTGTCCGCATCGGAAGTGTTTTCTTTCTGATCCCTGTCTTTGGGATCCAGGGATATCTGTGGGGGCTTCTGGCAAGTCAGGTCTGTGTATTTGTCTTCTGCGGCGTATATCTGTACATCTGGATCCGTTCAGAAACTCCTCTTTAG
- a CDS encoding HDOD domain-containing protein: protein MELNRQRAEIELEYAASLNPGDWTAHSRFVALACKNIASRCKDLCSETAYCYGLLHDIGRYAGRSSEKHLIDGYRFCMERGWEKATQICISHAFMIQDITTSIGVFDVSREDYQFMAEFIENAQYDDYDRLVQLCDALALPSGFCLLEKRFVDVALRYGTPPVIVQRWRKTLEIKEIFEEKIKDSIYLFLPGVVENTFS, encoded by the coding sequence ATGGAACTCAACCGCCAAAGAGCTGAAATAGAGCTGGAATACGCAGCTTCTTTAAATCCCGGAGACTGGACGGCACATTCCCGTTTTGTGGCCCTTGCCTGTAAAAATATCGCCTCCCGATGCAAGGACCTATGTTCTGAAACAGCTTATTGTTATGGATTATTACATGATATTGGCCGCTATGCCGGGCGAAGTTCGGAAAAGCATTTGATCGACGGATACCGGTTCTGCATGGAGCGGGGCTGGGAAAAAGCGACGCAGATCTGTATTTCCCATGCTTTTATGATCCAGGATATCACAACCTCTATCGGCGTCTTCGATGTATCGCGGGAAGACTATCAGTTTATGGCAGAATTTATCGAAAACGCCCAGTATGACGATTATGACCGGCTTGTCCAGCTATGCGACGCGTTAGCGCTTCCAAGCGGTTTCTGCCTCCTGGAAAAACGGTTTGTGGACGTAGCTCTCCGCTATGGAACGCCGCCTGTTATCGTCCAGCGTTGGAGAAAAACATTAGAGATCAAAGAAATATTTGAAGAAAAAATCAAGGATTCTATCTACCTTTTCCTCCCAGGTGTGGTAGAGAATACTTTTTCCTGA
- a CDS encoding D-alanyl-D-alanine carboxypeptidase — MKRILAWLLCLGLWVQPVLAADVDGVIQQEEETKETEEKADGAEAELSAPSALLMEASTGQVIYEKNPDEQLPPASVTKVMTLLLIFDALEEGKISLEDEVTTSEYAASMGGSQVFLEPGEVQSVDTMIKCIAVASANDACVAMAEHIRGSEEEFVVRMNERAKELGMENTTFVNCNGLDADGHLTTARDIALMSRELITSYPKIRDYCMIWMEDITHTTQKGTSVFGLSNTNKLVRHYEYATGLKTGSTSKAGFCISATAEKDGMELIGVIMAAKTSKDRTKDAVALLNYGFGKCTRYAEEEAPKTEAVEIRRGVKDSVKTVQKEPFTYVDTAGADLSAIERKVVWNDDLKAPVKEGDKVGEAVYTLEGEEIGRVDVAAAESVEKISCQSAAKDAMERFLL; from the coding sequence ATGAAGCGAATCTTGGCTTGGCTGCTATGTCTGGGGCTGTGGGTACAGCCAGTGCTGGCAGCGGATGTTGACGGAGTCATACAGCAGGAAGAGGAGACAAAAGAGACAGAAGAAAAGGCGGACGGCGCGGAAGCAGAACTTTCTGCACCGTCCGCATTATTAATGGAAGCATCGACTGGACAGGTGATCTATGAGAAAAACCCGGACGAACAGCTTCCTCCGGCCAGTGTGACAAAGGTTATGACCCTGCTTTTGATCTTTGACGCCCTGGAGGAGGGAAAGATCAGCCTGGAAGACGAAGTGACCACTTCTGAATACGCGGCTTCCATGGGCGGGTCTCAAGTGTTCCTGGAACCGGGAGAAGTACAGTCGGTGGATACGATGATCAAGTGTATTGCGGTAGCCAGCGCAAACGATGCCTGTGTAGCTATGGCGGAACATATACGGGGAAGCGAGGAAGAATTTGTGGTCCGGATGAATGAACGGGCAAAGGAACTGGGAATGGAGAATACCACATTTGTCAACTGCAATGGTCTGGACGCGGATGGTCATCTGACTACAGCCAGGGATATCGCGCTGATGTCCAGGGAACTGATCACTTCTTATCCTAAGATCCGGGACTACTGTATGATCTGGATGGAAGATATCACTCACACCACCCAGAAAGGGACTTCTGTTTTTGGCCTGTCCAATACCAACAAGCTGGTCCGGCATTATGAGTATGCCACAGGGCTGAAGACCGGATCTACCAGCAAAGCCGGATTCTGTATCTCCGCAACGGCAGAAAAGGACGGGATGGAACTGATCGGAGTGATCATGGCGGCGAAGACCAGCAAGGATCGGACCAAGGATGCGGTAGCCCTTTTGAATTATGGATTTGGGAAATGTACCAGATACGCGGAGGAAGAAGCGCCAAAGACAGAAGCGGTAGAGATCCGGAGGGGAGTAAAGGACTCTGTGAAAACAGTCCAGAAAGAACCTTTTACATATGTAGATACCGCCGGAGCCGACCTAAGCGCCATCGAACGGAAAGTGGTGTGGAATGATGATCTAAAGGCTCCTGTGAAGGAGGGGGATAAGGTTGGGGAAGCGGTGTACACCTTGGAGGGAGAAGAGATTGGAAGAGTGGATGTCGCGGCGGCAGAATCTGTAGAAAAGATAAGCTGCCAAAGCGCGGCCAAAGATGCGATGGAGAGATTTTTGCTGTAG
- a CDS encoding heavy metal translocating P-type ATPase, which yields MKQYTVTGMSCAACSARVEKAVSKVEGVDSCSVSLLTNSMGVEGTASPAAIIAAVEEAGYGAAEKGVQEKSGETKAAAQEELLKDKETPALKRRLIASLCFLLPLMYVSMGHMMWDWPLPDILAKNHVAVGILQLLLTTVVMVINQKFFISGFKSLWHRAPNMDTLVALGAGASYGYSLYALFAMTDAQMRGDMEAIMSFMHEFYFESAAMILTLITVGKMLEARSKGRTTDALKSLMRLAPKTANVIRDGEETQVSVDQVRKGDIFVVRPGENIPVDGTVLEGISAVNESALTGESIPADKEAGDPVSAATLNQSGFLKCQASRVGEDTTLSRIIQMVSDAAATKAPIAKVADRVSGVFVPAVIAIAAVTILVWLLAGETVGFALARGISVLVISCPCALGLATPVAIMVGNGMGAKNGILFKTAVSLEETGKMQIVALDKTGTITSGEPKVTDLLPAEGVTEEELLSMAYHLEKKSEHPLARAVILRAEELGLPEQIARQEGKADLTDFQAVAGNGLSGRLGEDVLIGGNLKFIRECAEVPEGMRLQAEQLAEGGKTPLFFSRNGRLAGIIAVADVIKEDSPQAVKELQNMGIHVVMLTGDNERTAKAIGRQAGVDEVIAGVLPDGKESVIRALKKKGKVAMVGDGINDAPALTRADMGIAIGAGTDIAIDAADVVLMKSRLSDVPAAIRLSRATLRNIHENLFWAFFYNVIGIPLAAGVWFPMFGLKLNPMFGAAAMSLSSFCVVTNALRLNWFRMHDASKDKKIKPANGTKKKEETKMKKTMKIEGMMCGHCEATVKKALEALPQVDEAIVSHEDGTAEVILNGEISDEALKKTVEDKDYTVLSVQ from the coding sequence ATGAAGCAATATACTGTAACTGGCATGAGCTGCGCCGCCTGCAGCGCCAGAGTGGAAAAGGCGGTTTCCAAGGTGGAAGGAGTGGATTCCTGCTCCGTCAGCCTGCTGACCAACTCTATGGGAGTGGAAGGAACCGCCTCCCCGGCGGCGATCATTGCGGCCGTGGAAGAAGCGGGCTATGGAGCGGCAGAGAAGGGGGTTCAGGAGAAAAGCGGAGAAACTAAGGCTGCAGCCCAGGAGGAACTGCTGAAAGACAAAGAGACTCCCGCGCTGAAGCGAAGGCTGATCGCTTCCCTTTGTTTTCTGCTGCCCCTGATGTATGTCTCTATGGGGCATATGATGTGGGACTGGCCGCTTCCGGATATACTGGCCAAGAATCATGTGGCGGTTGGAATCCTCCAATTGCTGCTGACGACCGTGGTCATGGTCATTAATCAGAAGTTTTTTATCAGCGGATTCAAAAGCCTGTGGCATCGGGCGCCGAATATGGACACCCTGGTAGCTCTTGGGGCAGGCGCTTCCTACGGCTACAGCCTGTATGCGCTGTTTGCCATGACAGACGCCCAGATGCGGGGCGACATGGAGGCGATTATGTCTTTCATGCATGAATTTTACTTTGAGTCAGCGGCAATGATCCTGACATTGATCACCGTGGGGAAAATGCTGGAAGCCCGGTCGAAAGGCCGGACCACCGATGCGCTGAAAAGTCTCATGCGGCTGGCGCCGAAGACGGCCAATGTTATCCGGGACGGAGAAGAAACACAAGTCTCTGTGGATCAGGTCCGGAAAGGAGATATATTTGTTGTCAGGCCGGGAGAAAACATTCCGGTGGACGGCACTGTGCTGGAAGGGATCAGCGCCGTCAATGAATCGGCGCTGACCGGGGAGAGTATCCCTGCAGATAAAGAAGCGGGGGACCCGGTGTCAGCAGCTACCTTGAATCAGTCGGGATTCTTAAAATGCCAGGCTTCCAGAGTGGGAGAGGATACCACGCTTTCCCGGATCATCCAGATGGTCAGCGATGCGGCGGCCACAAAGGCGCCTATCGCAAAGGTGGCAGACCGGGTATCTGGCGTATTTGTGCCGGCAGTGATCGCCATTGCGGCAGTGACCATCCTGGTGTGGCTTTTGGCAGGGGAAACCGTAGGATTTGCTCTGGCCCGCGGGATTTCCGTGTTAGTGATCAGCTGTCCCTGCGCCCTGGGACTTGCCACGCCGGTGGCGATCATGGTGGGCAACGGAATGGGAGCTAAGAACGGAATCCTGTTTAAGACGGCTGTGTCACTGGAAGAAACTGGGAAAATGCAGATCGTGGCGCTGGATAAGACGGGAACCATTACCAGCGGCGAACCGAAGGTGACAGACCTGCTCCCGGCGGAAGGGGTGACAGAGGAAGAGCTTCTTTCCATGGCGTATCATTTGGAGAAGAAAAGCGAACATCCGCTGGCCCGCGCGGTAATCCTTAGAGCGGAAGAACTGGGGCTGCCGGAACAGATAGCCCGGCAGGAAGGCAAGGCAGACCTTACGGATTTCCAGGCGGTGGCTGGAAACGGACTCTCCGGCCGGCTGGGAGAGGATGTGCTGATCGGAGGAAATCTGAAATTTATCCGTGAATGTGCGGAGGTCCCGGAAGGGATGCGCCTTCAGGCGGAGCAGTTGGCAGAAGGAGGGAAAACCCCATTGTTTTTCAGCAGGAACGGCCGGCTTGCCGGAATCATCGCCGTGGCGGATGTGATCAAGGAAGACAGCCCTCAAGCGGTAAAAGAACTGCAGAATATGGGAATTCATGTGGTGATGCTCACCGGAGATAATGAGCGGACAGCTAAAGCGATCGGACGGCAGGCCGGTGTAGACGAAGTGATCGCGGGCGTACTGCCGGACGGAAAAGAAAGCGTGATCCGTGCCCTGAAGAAGAAAGGGAAAGTCGCTATGGTGGGAGACGGCATTAATGATGCGCCTGCGCTTACCAGAGCCGATATGGGGATCGCCATCGGAGCGGGAACAGACATTGCCATTGACGCGGCGGATGTGGTGCTGATGAAGAGCCGATTAAGCGATGTGCCGGCGGCCATCCGTCTAAGCCGGGCAACATTGAGGAACATCCATGAGAATCTGTTCTGGGCATTCTTCTATAATGTAATTGGAATCCCTCTGGCGGCGGGAGTATGGTTCCCCATGTTTGGATTAAAACTAAATCCTATGTTTGGGGCGGCGGCTATGAGCCTTTCCAGCTTCTGTGTGGTGACCAACGCGCTGCGTCTGAATTGGTTCCGGATGCACGATGCGTCAAAAGATAAAAAAATCAAACCAGCCAATGGAACAAAGAAAAAGGAGGAAACAAAGATGAAGAAAACGATGAAGATTGAAGGAATGATGTGCGGCCACTGTGAGGCAACGGTAAAGAAAGCGCTGGAGGCGCTTCCGCAGGTGGACGAGGCTATCGTCAGCCATGAGGACGGAACAGCAGAAGTGATCTTAAACGGAGAGATCTCTGATGAAGCGCTCAAGAAGACGGTAGAGGACAAAGATTACACCGTGCTTTCTGTTCAGTAG
- a CDS encoding metal-sensing transcriptional repressor has protein sequence MEEKKETKDCCHRTKERSDKEYKDLLNRLNRIEGQVRGIKKMVEQDAYCPEILIQVSAANAALNSFTKVLLANHIRTCVAEDIREGKEETIDELVNVLQKLMK, from the coding sequence ATGGAAGAAAAAAAGGAAACAAAAGATTGCTGTCACCGGACGAAAGAACGGTCAGATAAGGAATACAAGGACCTGTTAAACCGATTGAACCGGATCGAGGGACAGGTGAGGGGAATTAAAAAGATGGTGGAGCAGGATGCCTACTGCCCGGAGATCCTGATCCAGGTATCCGCGGCAAACGCCGCGCTCAACAGTTTTACAAAGGTGCTTTTGGCAAACCATATCCGTACCTGTGTGGCGGAGGATATCCGGGAAGGAAAGGAAGAGACGATCGACGAACTGGTGAATGTCCTGCAGAAGCTTATGAAATAA
- a CDS encoding HigA family addiction module antidote protein, whose protein sequence is MNNYIECNDKIAFHPGYYIKEIVEQSGLTQEDFAKRLDTTPKNLSLLIRGEQSLSIDISMKLSRMLGTSVDYWLRLQNTYEALVAEFKSEEELEKERAVFKYFDYKYFRDNYGLPDLPRKKEEQIKQVRKFLNVATLSVFTKRDMTVNFRKSAEEITEGNIVKANVMVQIAINKTLKTEAPKFNKKKFETAAEYALTLTKDHEGFYPLLRRAFLEAGVVLVILPNISGSKTNGATKKVGDNIMLMVNDRRLNADSFWFTLFHEIGHIVNGDYGISFEKETGEKEADANRYASDHLIPPERYHDFLSKKKFDLQAIKAFAKEIDRDPGIILGRLQNDGIVRFDDCMMSSLRHKYKVKMVF, encoded by the coding sequence ATGAATAATTACATTGAATGTAATGATAAGATTGCTTTTCATCCAGGATATTACATTAAAGAAATTGTCGAACAAAGCGGACTTACTCAAGAAGATTTTGCTAAGAGGTTAGATACCACACCTAAGAATCTTAGTTTGCTGATTCGTGGGGAACAAAGCCTTTCTATTGATATTTCAATGAAGCTCTCCAGAATGTTAGGAACAAGTGTTGATTACTGGCTGCGGCTGCAGAATACTTATGAGGCTTTGGTTGCGGAATTTAAGTCAGAAGAGGAATTGGAAAAAGAGCGGGCTGTATTTAAATATTTTGATTATAAATATTTTAGAGATAATTATGGTCTGCCAGATTTGCCGAGGAAAAAGGAAGAGCAGATTAAACAAGTTAGAAAATTTCTTAATGTTGCAACGCTTTCGGTATTTACGAAACGAGATATGACGGTTAATTTTAGAAAATCAGCAGAGGAAATTACAGAAGGAAATATTGTTAAAGCGAATGTAATGGTTCAAATTGCAATCAATAAAACTCTTAAGACAGAAGCACCTAAATTTAATAAAAAGAAATTTGAAACGGCAGCGGAATATGCGTTGACCTTAACAAAAGATCATGAGGGATTTTATCCGTTGCTTCGCAGAGCTTTTCTTGAAGCAGGTGTTGTGCTTGTGATATTGCCAAATATTTCTGGCTCAAAAACAAATGGCGCAACAAAAAAAGTTGGTGATAATATTATGTTGATGGTAAACGATAGAAGATTGAATGCGGATTCGTTTTGGTTTACGCTTTTTCATGAAATCGGACATATTGTCAATGGAGATTATGGCATTTCATTTGAAAAAGAAACAGGGGAAAAAGAGGCAGATGCCAATCGTTATGCATCGGATCATTTGATCCCTCCTGAGCGTTATCATGATTTTTTGTCAAAAAAGAAATTTGATCTTCAGGCTATAAAAGCGTTTGCAAAAGAGATCGACCGCGATCCCGGAATCATTCTTGGGAGATTGCAAAATGATGGAATTGTTCGATTTGATGATTGTATGATGAGCTCACTGCGCCATAAATATAAAGTGAAAATGGTATTTTGA